In a single window of the Sebaldella sp. S0638 genome:
- a CDS encoding prephenate dehydrogenase, whose translation MRLEEITVTVVGLGVIGGSFAEGLKKAGAKKVYGIDNNKDTIKKAVESGIVDGAFEDGKVPLPESDLVIISLYPELLEKFILENNGNFKENSIITDVTGIKEKVLLEVKPKLRKDVDFILGHPMAGREKRGIDYADSNVFRNANYILIKDGNKEENVSLMMEIIEKLGFKNVNYLDAGEHDEIIAFTSQLTHAIAVSLINSDDNKYDTNKFIGDSYRDLTRIAKINEDLWAELFLGNKENLLFMIDKFEKRLDILKDAIRGEDIETLKKEFRESSSRREKIT comes from the coding sequence ATGAGACTGGAAGAAATTACAGTAACTGTAGTAGGTCTGGGAGTTATCGGCGGCTCATTTGCCGAAGGGTTGAAAAAAGCCGGAGCGAAAAAGGTGTATGGAATAGATAATAACAAAGATACTATAAAAAAAGCTGTAGAATCAGGAATAGTGGACGGGGCATTTGAAGATGGGAAAGTGCCGCTTCCTGAATCAGACCTTGTAATTATTTCGCTGTATCCCGAACTCCTTGAGAAATTTATACTGGAGAATAACGGGAATTTTAAGGAAAATAGTATTATTACAGATGTTACTGGTATAAAAGAAAAAGTTCTTCTTGAAGTAAAACCCAAGCTGCGGAAAGACGTTGATTTTATTCTCGGACATCCAATGGCAGGTAGGGAAAAAAGAGGGATAGACTATGCAGACAGCAATGTATTCAGAAATGCTAATTATATTCTTATAAAAGACGGCAATAAGGAAGAAAATGTCAGTCTGATGATGGAAATAATAGAAAAACTCGGATTTAAGAATGTGAATTATCTGGATGCAGGGGAACATGACGAGATCATAGCCTTTACCAGTCAGCTTACACATGCTATAGCTGTTTCGCTTATAAACAGTGATGATAATAAATATGATACAAATAAATTTATTGGTGACAGCTACAGGGATTTAACAAGAATTGCAAAAATAAACGAAGATTTATGGGCTGAATTATTTCTGGGGAATAAAGAAAATCTGCTTTTTATGATAGATAAATTTGAAAAAAGACTGGATATTTTGAAAGATGCAATTAGAGGTGAAGATATAGAGACTTTGAAAAAAGAATTCAGGGAATCATCAAGCAGAAG